One region of Emys orbicularis isolate rEmyOrb1 chromosome 6, rEmyOrb1.hap1, whole genome shotgun sequence genomic DNA includes:
- the S1PR3 gene encoding sphingosine 1-phosphate receptor 3 — translation MATVTMPFVATFTPPGNEESDSLIVLHYNYTGKLILKEKATDHIGLTTVSFLIICSFIVLENLMVLIAIWKNNKFHNRMYFFIGNLALCDLLAGIVYIVNILMSGKRTLSLSYTIWFIREGSMFVALGASTLSLLAIAIERHLTMIKMRPYDANKKYRVFLLIGTCWLISVSLGALPILGWNCINNLPDCSTILPLYSKKYVVFCISIFIAILVAIVILYARIYILVKSSSRNVTNHSNSERSMALLRTVVIVVGVFIACWSPLFILLLIDVACRVKECAILYKADWFIALAVLNSAMNPIIYTLASKEMRRAFFRLVCGCLVKTNVSRSLPIQPTPDQSRSKSSSSNAQKPKDDFPQISVPSSITEKDKSPFQNGNLCK, via the coding sequence atggCAACAGTTACCATGCCATTTGTTGCTACGTTCACCCCTCCAGGAAATGAAGAATCTGACTCTCTAATCGTGCTACATTATAATTATACAGGGAAGCTTATTCTAAAAGAAAAGGCAACTGATCACATAGGGTTAACAACTGTTTCATTTCTGATCATATGTAGTTTCATAGTCCTGGAAAACTTGATGGTGTTGATTGCCATATGGAAAAATAACAAATTTCACAACCGTATGTACTTTTTTATTGGTAATCTAGCTCTCTGTGATCTGTTGGCTGGAATTGTTTACATAGTAAACATTCTTATGTCTGGAAAAAGAACTCTGAGCCTGTCCTACACAATCTGGTTTATTAGGGAAGGAAGTATGTTTGTTGCCCTAGGAGCTTCCACTTTAAGCTTATTAGCCATAGCCATTGAGAGACATTTAACTATGATTAAAATGAGGCCTTATGATGCAAATAAAAAGTACAGAGTCTTCCTTCTTATTGGAACATGTTGGCTtatctcagtttccctgggtgccTTACCAATCCTCGGCTGGAACTGTATCAACAATTTACCAGACTGCTCAACAATTTTGCCTCTTTATTCCAAGAAATATGTTGTATTTTGCATAAGTATCTTCATAGCCATTTTGGTGGCAATTGTTATCCTTTATGCACGTATTTACATACTGGTAAAATCCAGTAGCCGTAACGTCACTAATCATAGTAACTCAGAGAGATCTATGGCACTACTTAGGACAGTTGTTATTGTAGTTGGTGTTTTCATTGCCTGTTGGTCTCCATTATTTATTCTGTTGCTTATAGATGTAGCCTGCAGAGTAAAAGAGTGTGCCATTTTATACAAGGCTGACTGGTTCATTGCTTTGGCTGTCCTCAATTCTGCAATGAATCCCATCATCTACACTTTAGCCAGCAAGGAAATGCGTCGGGCTTTCTTTCGCCTTGTTTGTGGCTGTCTAGTGAAGACTAATGTGTCTAGATCTTTGCCTATTCAGCCCACTCCAGATCAAAGCCGAAGTAAGTCTAGCAGCAGCAATGCACAGAAACCAAAGGATGATTTCCCACAGATTAGTGTTCCCTCAAGTATAACTGAAAAAGATAAATCACCATTTCAGAATGGAAACTTGTGCAAATGA